One stretch of Toxoplasma gondii ME49 chromosome XI, whole genome shotgun sequence DNA includes these proteins:
- a CDS encoding apical complex lysine methyltransferase (encoded by transcript TGME49_216080~Gene product name based on ToxoDB Community Expert Annotation.), whose protein sequence is MSRRVSHNSSTRNSGAVLTGAALGGARNLLDHVRGVARSGTAQGARRQHGVLDHTDSIKRRELNFDEEAWARTSTLDYSPYKLHRMQESEVTTHISGDDYGEVSPGEEAGEIEALDEQGEEDEYENDYEDYYGADKAGAGEEEEAADAADGYTYDGGEEEYYYDNSYQQGEGGIEEEAEDEAEVPEEYAATGGEHEVEEGGEYAYNEYGYEEGEYAEEAPEKDVGEAEWGEGEGYDEAEVEAGDDYEEAGEADEGEAYEEAAEGEVYEEAADGEVYEEEDQEEEAATPANPLAPYTLPQIATKVQVKHVPGKGRCLYTKHDLEPGSIIFVETPVLVAIPSLDEELWSVLTEINDEEALELPPVWHLAAICSLTMLDDEKKKICLDKWVPDPDRAPSDDVLRVINRAGLQVHPKLYERMLMVWRYNSFGHHTEQHGLVLYNRISMMAHSCRATACWHYGEDDAFILRARVKLQAGDELTISYIGDDDLFKSTNVRREKVYGWLFTCQCVRCAAPVDNARGFRCPLCGTGAMFFKTEDGETTSSACTICQAFPTQETIQEYLDFEQAYVDRLAETDKSDVPDAELVYNQATRVFAQHWVLYQLHTILFEGYRDAGNSESASFHQMERIKYVSQVMPLASYTLAWLYEEMGDTMLNKAEESGPEVPAHKLNVISRHFEDAYNLLYILCGEDHDYTVAAGTKKTACEERLPAS, encoded by the exons ATGAGCCGTCGCGTTTCCCACAACAGTTCCACGCGGAACAGTGGTGCTGTTCTGACGGGGGCTGCACTCGGAGGCGCCCGAAACCTCCTCGATCATGTTCGTGGAGTGGCCAGGTCGGGAACTGCACAGGGTGCCCGCCGGCAACATGGGGTTCTGGACCACACAGACAGCATCAAGAGGCGGGAGCTGAATTTTGACGAAGAGGCGTGGGCGAGGACCTCGACCTTGGACTATTCTCCGTATAAGCTTCATCGCATGCAAGAGAGCGAGGTCACCACTCACATAAGCGGTGACGACTACGGGGAAGTGTCTccgggagaggaggcaggcgaaaTTGAGGCTCTTGAcgaacaaggagaggaagatgaatACGAGAATGACTATGAAGATTACTACGGGGCGGACAAGGCCGGTGcgggcgaagaagaagaggcagcagatGCGGCGGATGGATACACCTACGATGGTGGTGAAGAGGAGTACTACTACGACAATAGCTATCAGCAAGGCGAAGGTGGGatagaagaagaggcagaggacgaggcggaAGTTCCCGAGGAATACGCAGCGACAGGAGGAGAACATGAGGTGGAAGAGGGTGGTGAGTACGCATACAATGAGTACGGCTACGAAGAGGGAGAGTATGCAGAGGAGGCTCCGGAGAAGGACGTAGGAGAGGCAGAATGGGGTGAAGGTGAGGGATATGATGAAGCAGAGGTCGAGGCAGGAGACGACTAcgaggaagcaggcgaagcagaTGAGGGAGAAGCGTACGAAGAGGCAGCCGAAGGGGAAGTGTACGAAGAGGCAGCCGACGGGGAAGTgtacgaagaggaagatcaagaagaggaagcggcaaCTCCTGCCAACCCCTTAGCTCCATACACACTGCCCCAGATTGCTACCAAGGTGCAGGTCAAGCATGTGCCAGGCAAGGGGCGATGCTTATATACCAAGCACGACCTCGAACCTGGATCGATTATCTTTGTGGAGACGCCCGTACTTGTGGCAATCCCGTCTTTGGACGAAGAGCTGTGGAGTGTTCTTACCGAGAtaaacgacgaagaagcactGGAACTTCCTCCGGTGTGGCATCTGGCAGCGATTTGCAGTCTGACAATGCTtgacgacgagaagaagaaaattTGTCTCGACAAATGGGTTCCCGATCCAGACAGGGCACCTAGTGATGACGTTCTCCGAGTTATCAACAGAGCCGGATTGCAGGTTCACCCAAAACTTTATGAGCGCATGCTGATGGTTTGGAGGTACAATTCTTTCGGCCACCACACCGAACAACACGGCTTGGTGCTGTACAACCGGATCAGCATGATGGCACACAGCTGCAGAGCGACGGCTTGTTGGCACTACGGAGAAGATGATGCCTTTATTTTGCGTGCACGCGTCAAGCTCCAAGCAGGAGACGAGCTGACGATCTCATACATCGGAGATGACGATCTGTTCAAGTCGACAAACgtgcgaagagagaaagtgtATGGCTGGCTGTTCACTTGTCAGTGCGTTCGGTGCGCAGCCCCGGTTGACAACGCCCGAGGGTTTAGATGCCCTCTGTGTGGCACTGGTGCGATGTTTTTCAAAACAGAAGACGGG GAAACAACGTCGTCCGCTTGCACTATATGCCAAGCCTTCCCAACACAAGAGACGATTCAAGAATATTTGGACTTTGAACAAGCTTATGTGGACAGGCTGGCTGAGACAGACAAATCAGACGTTCCCGATGCAGAGCTCGTGTACAACCAGGCCACTCGCGTATTTGCACAACACTGGGTTTTGTACCAA CTTCACACAATACTGTTCGAGGGCTATCGCGATGCTGGCAACTCTGAATCGGCGTCATTCCACCAAATGGAACGAATCAAATACGTGTCGCAG GTCATGCCTCTTGCGTCTTACACGTTGGCGTGGCTCTATGAAGAAATGGGTGACACCATGTTAAACAAGGCAGAGGAATCCGGCCCGGAAGTCCCGGCCCACAAGCTGAACGTGATATCTAGACACTTTGAGGACGCGTATAATCTTCTGTACATTCTCTGCGGCGAAGACCACGACTACACGGTCGCTGCCGGAACCaaaaaaactgcatgcgaggaaCGCCTACCGGCCAGTTGA
- a CDS encoding peptidase family M3 protein (encoded by transcript TGME49_216150): MPSETLEELLSADERVRRYHAFVGRIRLQGQFLLDEAIERALNVRAPWTSPDTAVKAYRKQLSSSTFRIAGQPEALSYSQIREFMRSENQETRHLGQQAIKDGIVENRIDKFAALALNMVVGNWIIETRERGYHSPRSRRNVLNSISDEIVNALIAAVKEEGVQVTRRAMLLKKRLLTATGKIKTFSFVDRLAPLTLTKDSSAEATARVPWCQAVETVKNGYASFSPVFVRLFEKLLNEGRIDAAPADGKQTGAFCSGGTPATGPFILMTHTGVKANVQTLAHEAGHAIHFLLAYEQGNLQYHPPLPLAETASLMGETVVFFHLLDQTESPHKVLEMLVEHLDSLVGTITRQVSFDRFEELVHETRLSGIVGDDEFDRLWLQSTKEFFGDEGDVFDDYAGIEKDWSTVHHFTKAPFYVYSYALADLLVGSLLAARTQNDGSDFEEKFISFLQAGDTADLETALRPFGLDPTTPSFWRDAIGMRLGTAVERAERLASELGYIEASRY; the protein is encoded by the exons ATGCCGTCCGAGACGCTAGAGGAGCTGCTTTCCGCGGATGAGCGCGTCCGCCGGTATCATGCTTTCGTCGGACGAATTCGACTACAAGGACAGTTTTTACTAGACGAGGCTATCGAAAGGGCACTTAACGTCCGTGCGCCGTGGACATCACCTGACACTGCTGTCAAAGCTTATCGGAAGCAGCTAAGTTCCTCGACCTTCCGAATAGCAGGACAACCAGAGGCTCTCTCCTACTCACAGATACGAGAATTTATGCGTAGCGAAAACCAAGAAACGCGACACCTCGGGCAACAAGCAATTAAGGA TGGAATTGTCGAGAATCGCATTGACAAATTCGCCGCCCTTGCCCTGAATATGGTCGTGGGCAACTGGATCATCGAAACACGAGAAAGAGGATACCAC TCCCCGCGCTCCCGGAGAAACGTACTGAACAGCATATCCGATGAAATAGTCAATGCACTCATAGCTGcagtgaaggaagaaggtgTCCAAGTCACGAGGCGAGCCATGCTCCTGAAGAAGCGGCTTCTTACTGCAACAGGGAAGATCAAG ACATTTTCTTTCGTGGATCGTCTGGCCCCCTTGACCTTAACCAAAGATTCGTCGGCGGAAGCGACCGCACGCGTCCCGTGGTGCCAAGCAGTCGAGACAGTCAAAAACGGTTATGCTagcttctctcctgtgttCGTGAGGCTTTTCGAGAAGTTGCTGAATGAAGGACGCATTGATGCGGCTCCCGCGGACGGAAAGCAGACGGGTGCTTTTTGTAGTGGTGGCACACCGGCTACTGGTCCATTTATTCTCATGACCCACACTGGCGTCAAGGCGAACGTCCAGACACTGGCCCACGAAGCAG GACACGCCATTCACTTCCTGCTTGCATACGAGCAGGGCAACTTGCAATACCATCCCCCTCTTCCACTGGCAGAGACTGCAAGCTTGATGGGTGAAaccgtcgtcttctttcatCTCTTGGACCAAACGGAATCTCCACACAAAGTTCTAGAAATGCTTGTGGAACACCTGGACAGCTTGGTCGGCACCATCACTCGCCAAGTTTCTTTCGATCGGTTCGAG GAACTTGTGCACGAGACCCGGCTCTCAGGGATCGTGGGGGACGACGAATTCGACCGATTGTGGCTACAGAGCACCAA GGAATTTTTTGGCGACGAGGGGGACGTGTTCGATGACTATGCCGGCATTGAAAAAGACTGGAGCACTGTCCACCACTTCACAAAGGCCCCGTTTTATGTCTACTCTTACGCCCTTGCGGACCTTCTGGTAGGTTCGCTGCTCGCAGCGAGAACGCAAAACGATGGCAGCGACTTTGAAGAAAAATTTATTAGTTTTCTCCAGGCTGGCGACACGGCCGACTTGGAGACAGCCCTCCGCCCTTTTGGACTCGACCCCACAACACCGTCATTCTGGAGAGACGCTATCGGCATGAGACTAG GTACTGCAGTCGAACGGGCGGAACGATTAGCGTCAGAACTAGGATACATAGAGGCTTCGCGCTACTGA
- a CDS encoding hypothetical protein (encoded by transcript TGME49_216120), whose product MTAQRQSGSTAPLAAKATGSSQKSLDGLPVFCLLHGDNESGPYLPLGMANGDGRLNSAFFYDAKAHVLKEIGLNLHTPTRVYTLPDSCRGLSEGNGCVFRSGTAASIEATGTGKKRSREGLVNSYDALRDEGDPPAESLTCILARGQGLHRLSASERGLGNLALKDDAFLSIEEDIVHVAPLPAIGRAGSKGGSGMQLCLAVTSAATRAPKQTDEQSERQVELRCHLVSCSPFSVLASCTVGQCPLRACHGEGGDQVSSAQRKKGSPGHRNHKNNPSSAYRVGVSNLMLDGGRIHVVLFVGVDADDMDCLYAPLDIVYEDSGFAVRPASPNLAEHGEGDKCDKKLGQVLPPRGVVKSGAGWRVRPCYEPMHEMCAASTSAGSITSRLGSRHAGRLSGEEKLLVTAEDGSEFQVLAYHRPTCSFVPTRRFRRSLPPGDTDGTQRGGVVLLNADLCLEWQWSKSWCKVILRETSWGVPCSSILRLELPASAIGTVPSLLPGSSWNTPPFLVTVLWQTRNAVFSTPLSVPSLRASNTVGALAEVPFNDIDEVNNSKAKRSHQNDDLILAAAVVTDDRDRQLCRSLLHLCHQPSRNGAASVEPNAFLNALRQHKNGRNEIENGICRFLRSGMLPASSSLVSFVIQFELERAAECCCTDPGIHERDIVRLLRWRPEVFLPVVLHRTPHLSKPLLIQAFQELLVQERGQHLVSVLRMLQQLLSWLELYSNAASQQDEQKTEKAPSLDLLLDFVTVLADAELPKSFNEGTNEMEVSGPEHQERVVFSKILRRVHDLMQQEDGAVLRKLEGHLLAVLTSGQALSSGEAAVGHSLVNRVTVSL is encoded by the exons ATGACGGCCCAACGACAGTCGGGCTCTACCGCCCCGCTGGCTGCGAAGGCAACTGGATCTTCGCAAAAGTCTTTGGATGGCCTTCCGGTGTTTTGCCTACTACATGGAGACAATGAATCGGGACCGTACTTGCCTCTTGGTATGGCAAACGGCGATGGCAGGCTGAATAGCGCCTTTTTTTACGATGCAAAGGCTCACGTTTTGAAGGAGATAGGG CTTAACCTTCACACTCCCACGCGAGTGTATACGCTGCCTGACTCCTGCCGAGGCTTGAGTGAAGGGAACGGCTGCGTTTTTCGGTCCGGGACTGCGGCAAGCATAGAAGCAACAGGGACTGGAAAAAAACGTTCGAGGGAGGGACTTGTTAACTCCTACGATGCTCTCCGGGACGAAGGCGATCCGCCTGCGGAATCACTAACGTGTATTTTGGCGCGAGGTCAAGGCTTACACAGGCTCAGTGCGTCAGAACGTGGTCTTGGTAACCTAGCGCTCAAGGATGATGCTTTCCTTTCG ATTGAGGAAGATATTGTGCACGTGGCTCCGCTACCGGCGATCGGTAGGGCAGGATCCAAGGGAGGATCCGGTATGCAGCTCTGTCTTGCAGTCACGTCCGCAGCGACAAGAGCGCCAAAACAGACGGATGAGCAATCTGAACGTCAGGTGGAACTGCGGTGCCACCTGGTGTCCTGCTCACCTTTTTCGGTTCTTGCCAGCTGCACAGTGGGTCAGTGCCCGCTCCGCGCTTGTCAtggggaaggaggagaccAGGTATCTTCGGCACAGCGAAAGAAGGGCTCACCCGGACACAGGAACCACAAGAATAACCCTTCGTCTGCGTATCGTGTTGGTGTCAGTAATTTGATGCTTGACGGGGGTCGCATTCACGTCGTTCTATTTGTTGGCGTGGACGCCGACGACATGGACTGTCTGTACGCGCCGCTAGACATAGTTTATGAAGACTCTGGCTTTGCAGTACGGCCGGCTTCCCCGAATCTTGCCGAAcacggcgaaggcgacaagTGTGACAAGAAGCTGGGCCAAGTTCTCCCTCCACGTGGGGTAGTGAAATCCGGCGCTGGTTGGCGGGTTCGGCCCTGCTATGAACCGATGCACGAGATGTGTGCAGCTTCGACGTCCGCCGGCTCCATCACCAGCCGACTGGGGTCGAGGCATGCCGGTCGATTGTCCGGCGAGGAGAAACTACTTGTGACTGCCGAAGACGGTTCCGAGTTCCAG GTACTCGCTTACCACCGGCCAACGTGTTCCTTCGTCCCGACCAGACGCTTTCGCCGCTCACTACCCCCCGGAGACACTGATGGCACACAGCGAGGGGGTGTTGTTCTCTTGAACGCTGATTTGTGCTTGGAGTGGCAGTGGAGCAAATCTTGGTGCAAAGTCATTTTGCGGGAGACGTCATGGGGCGTTCCCTGTTCGTCTATTCTTCGTCTTGAGCTGCCGGCATCTGCCATTGGAACAGTG CCTTCGTTGCTTCCTGGGAGTTCATGGAATACGCCACCGTTCCTAGTGACCGTGCTGTGGCAAACACGGAATGCAGTCTTCTCCACTCCGCTTTCCGTTCCGTCACTTCGCGCTTCCAACACCGTCG GAGCTTTGGCGGAAGTTCCTTTTAATGATATTGACGAAGTGAATAACTCGAAAGCGAAACGGAGTCATCAGAACGATGATTTAATCCTCGCCGCCGCGGTAGTTACTGACGACAGAGACCGACAGCTGTGTCGGAGCTTGCTTCACTTGTGCCACCAGCCGAGTCGGAATGGGGCAGCTTCTGTGGAACCGAATGCGTTCTTGAACGCGTTGAGACAGCACAAAAATGGCCGCAACGAAATCG AAAACGGgatctgtcgctttcttcggaGCGGCATGTTGCCGGCATCTTCAAGTTTGGTATCTTTTGTGATCCAGTTCGAACTGGAAAGAGCAGCTGAGTGCTGCTGTACAGACCCTGGCATTCAT GAACGTGACATTgtccgtctcctccgttGGCGTCCCGAGGTGTTTTTGCCGGTTGTTCTGCACCGCACGCCGCATCTGTCGAAACCGCTTCTGATTCAAGCCTTCCAAGAACTCCTGGTGCAGGAACGGGGACAACACTTGGTCTCCGTGCTGCGGATGCTTCAGCAGCTCCTTTCCTGGTTGGAGCTGTACAGCAATGCTGCTTCGCAACAAGacgagcagaagacagagaaagctcCTTCGCTTGATCTTCTCCTTGACTTCGTGACTGTCCTTGCTGATGCAGAATTGCCG AAATCGTTCAACGAAGGAACAAACGAAATGGAGGTTTCTGGTCCGGAACACCAGGAGAGGGTTGTTTTCTCAAAAATTTTGCGAAGGGTGCACGACTTAATGCAGCAAGAGGATGGGGCAGTACTGCGCAAACTCGAAGGACACCTTTTAGCTGTATTGACAAGTGGGCAAGCACTCAGTTCAGGAGAAGCTGCAGTGGGGCATTCTTTGGTTAACAGAGTGACCGTATCCCTTTGA
- a CDS encoding hypothetical protein (encoded by transcript TGME49_216090~Signal peptide predicted by SignalP 2.0 HMM (probability 0.982) with cleavage site probability 0.923 at residue 21) has protein sequence MLIKLPSLIIVFSLVMTAAYARHHKAVHALGKHVRGKAASPNLAGSRFLQQQDGAAEGPLPPPAVEGAVMAAPAVPYPAPVIAGAQPTPTPAPVNLQDIAAVQNQATEKLKEAESLGSKLEEAVNDLNKATGANERKGVEYVSTVINPPQPEKAANPEEKAEETLEGITTEAAASPPLYTAPVIVLLSPDTSAMEKLEFSRAIACRGKMNTAEMRAIRTAKLAEMASIKGTTVAQLEEEIKDTEAMLQETKASRHKLQEELRQVTSNAAAGAAPKADMVFLKDDLKLEDEKIEVLLTKLESMQDRLAKLRAEESRAEGTFGKKKRRNGKGSRGASSAKGNKLSEESEEED, from the exons ATGTTGATAAAATTGCCTTCGCTTATTATTGTTTTTTCCTTGGTTATGACTGCGGCATATGCGCGTCATCATAAAGCCGTCCATGCGCTGGGGAAGCACGTTCGGGGCAAAGCAGCATCTCCTAACTTAGCCGGCTCCCGTTTCCTTCAGCAGCAAG ATGGTGCTGCCGAGGGACCGCTTCCGCCACCAGCAGTAGAGGGGGCAGTCATGGCTGCTCCTGCTGTCCCATACCCGGCGCCGGTTATCGCCGGCGCACAGCCCACGCCAACGCCTGCTCCAGTCAACTTGCAAGATATT GCAGCCGTTCAGAATCAGGCGACTGAGAAACTGAAGGAGG CTGAATCCCTGGGTTCGAAGCTGGAAGAAGCAGTCAAC GACTTGAATAAGGCAACTGGAGCAAATGAGAGGAAG GGAGTGGAGTACGTGTCGACGGTGATCAACCCTCCGCAACCAGAGAAAGCGGCGAACCCggaggaaaaggcagaagaa ACTCTTGAAGGGATAACAACGGAAGCAGCGG CCTCACCTCCTCTGTATACGGCTCCAGTTATCGTCTTACTCTCTCCCGACACTAGCGCAAT GGAGAAACTCGAGTTTTCGAGGGCCATCGCCTGCCGAGGAAAAATGAACACTGCCGAAATGCGAGCTATCCGCACTGCAAAACTCGCCGAAATGGCTTCAATCAAGGGAACGACAGTAGCACagctcgaagaagagattAAAGACACGGAGGCGATGCTACAGGAA ACGAAAGCGTCAAGGCATAAGCTTCAAGAAGAGCTACGTCAGGTTACTTCAAACGCTGCGGCTGGGGCTGCG CCCAAAGCTGATATGGTCTTTCTAAAAGATGATTTAAAGCTTGAAGATGAGAAGATAGAGGTTCTGCTAACAAAATTAGAGAGCATGCAGGATCGCCTGGCGAAACTCCGTGCCGAGGAGTCCCGAGCAGAAGGCACTTTtgggaagaaaaaacgaagaaac GGGAAAGGCTCCAGAGGAGCGAGCAGCGCCAAGGGAAACAAGTTATCCGAAGagtcggaagaagaggactaA
- a CDS encoding tetratricopeptide repeat-containing protein (encoded by transcript TGME49_216140), which translates to MLAGFRVGQILLVDSHIARWTFVRRPREVDLGPLLGRQTACDDGGGLVRWTTGEMATASMTPDGDNGPRRRRDTLSSIPIDRESERDAVVSLLQAAFCKGPRDVSAGLEKAVGGTTGGQLLKEEAGNPADFGSLLPAFKDDLGRTALHYACLGRRPVNAEWILKACPTIVDYKDSTGETALMIACRAGDVLLVNLLLNFGADVKKRSQTGITALHLAAESGDESCVTAVLDAGAEVNCFAEASGSPLQYAVTNKHYGAAELLLQKGADPNYPFNEKRLHLSVFPPPLLLACNARQDCIAELLLNYKANPNIRDKHNWTALQCAAESGAYRATMALLEAGADPDVTTQGLTAFDLAMQNQNWAVADLLKDRTALITDQGKIFTALQEARKKRCEMNALEADKQKKAGERVVGTAAQQHLSDAMKAKADADAFNEAGDYALAVDKYTQALERIPANETTKEARAMLYASRSMMYISLGDLEAAEADAQQATELDPLWSKGYAAKARVYKAKNQSDEYTKQLYEACTREPVRDEELISELKHAITMSRRNQTKQDQAPPSVVEING; encoded by the exons ATGCTAGCTGGTTTCCGTGTGGGACAGATATTACTTGTAGACAGTCACATCGCAAGGTGGACTTTTGTACGTCGCCCGAGAGAGGTGGACCTTGGCCCGCTGTtagggagacagacagctTGTGATGACGGCGGTGGGCTTGTGCGTTGGACAACTGGAGAAATGGCGACAGCAAGCATGACTCCAGATGGAGATAACGGGCCCCGTCGCCGTCGCGATACACTGTCAAGCATTCCAATTGATCGAGAATCTGAAAGAGATGCTGTCGTAAGCCTTTTGCAGGCTGCATTCTGCAAAGGTCCGCGGGATGTGAGTGCAGGACTCGAAAAGGCCGTGGGAGGAACGACAGGAGGTCAACTGttgaaagaagaggcaggtaATCCGGCCGATTTCGGATCTCTTTTACCTGCCTTCAAAGATGACCTGGGCAGGACAGCTCTGCATTACGCGTGCTTGGGGAGGCGTCCTGTCAACGCAGAGTGGATACTGAAGGCATGTCCTACCATAGTCGATTACAAGGATAGTACAGGTGAAACTGCCCTAATGATCGCTTGCCGGGCTGGAGATGTCCTCTTGGTCAATTTGTTACTGAACTTCGGCGCTGATGTGAAAAAAAGAAGCCAAACCGGCATCACAGCCCTCCACTTAGCCGCGGAGAGCGGCGACGAGTCATGCGTGACAGCCGTGCTGGATGCGGGAGCAGAG GTCAACTGCTTTGCAGAGGCTTCTGGCAGTCCTTTGCAGTACGCAGTGACGAATAAGCATTATGGGGCGGCAGAGTTGCTGCTACAGAAAGGGGCTGATCCTAATTACCCATTCAACGAAAAGCGACTCCATCTATCGGTATTCCCTCCGCCTCTGTTGTTGGCGTGCAACGCACGTCAGGATTGCATTGCAGAGCTATTACTGAATTACAAAGCAAATCCGAATATCCGAGACAAACACAACTGGACGGCGCTCCAGTGCGCCGCAGAGAGCGGTGCATACCGTGCTACGATGGCGTTGCTCGAGGCGGGGGCGGACCCTGATGTGACGACGCAG GGTCTGACAGCGTTTGATTTAGCAATGCAAAACCAGAATTGGGCGGTGGCGGATCTGCTTAAAGACAGAACGGCACTTATAACTGACCAAGGCAAAATTTTCACAGCA CTGCAGGAGGCTCGCAAGAAGCGCTGTGAGATGAATGCGTTGGAAGCAGACAAACAAAAGAAAGCAGGTGAAAGGGTTGTAGGTACTGCGGCGCAACAGCATTTGAGTGACGCGATGAAAGCAAAGGCGGATGCAGATGCGTTTAACGAAGCAGGGGATTACGCCCTGGCAGTCGACAAGTACACGCAG GCTCTTGAGCGAATTCCGGCTAACGAAACAACGAAGGAAGCGCGGGCGATGCTTTACGCGTCGAGGAGCATGATGTATATAAGCTTGGGAGATCTCGAGGCAGCGGAAGCGGACGCTCAACAA GCTACAGAACTAGACCCTCTGTGGAGCAAAGGGTATGCGGCAAAAGCCCGTGTATACAAGGCGAAGAATCAAAGTGACGAGTACACGAAGCAACTATATGAGGCGTGTACAAGGGAGCCTGTTAGGGATGAGGAGCTTAT ATCGGAGCTAAAGCATGCTATAACGATGTCGAGGCGAAACCAGACAAAACAGGATCAAGCTCCGCCATCCGTGGTCGAGATAAACGGCTGA
- a CDS encoding ubiquitin conjugating enzyme E2, putative (encoded by transcript TGME49_216130): MSSHARKRLIRDFRKLQTDPPHGVNGAPVGNDIMKWNAVIFGPEDTPWEGGTFQLEMIFSNEYPNRPPLVKFLSKLFHPNVYNDGNICLDILQTQWSPIYDISAILTSIQSLLSDPNPSSPANQEAARLYAENRREYNRRVQQCVNESWAAVPSEPPNETAQQSPAATSSQTAPATDGPSATQSGATGGRFGSVDGASDQRPGEPTLTIRNSGEAPSSPPPPADSMA, translated from the exons ATGTCGAGCCACGCG agaaaacgcttgATTCGTGATTTTCGCAAGCTACAGACAGATCCTCCCCATGGCGTCAACGGAGCGCCGGTCGGCAACGATATCATGAAATGGAACGCCGTGATCTTCGGTCCGGAGGATACGCCGTGGGAGGGAG GCACCTTTCAACTAGAAATGATCTTTAGTAACGAATATCCGAATCGGCCTCCGCTAGTCAAGTTCCTGTCAAAACTCTTTCATCCTAACG tCTATAATGATGGCAACATCTGCCTCGATATTCTTCAAACTCAATGGAGTCCGATTTATGACATTTCCGCCATTCTGACATCTATCCAA TCATTGTTAAGTGATCCAAATCCAAGCAGCCCTGCTAACCAGGAAGCAGCTCGGTTGTATGCGGAGAACCGTCGCGAATACAATCGCCGCGTTCAACAGTGTGTGAACGAGTCGTGGGCGGCGGTCCCCAGTGAGCCACCCAACGAGACGGCGCAACAGTCCCCCGCTGCCACCTCAAGTCAAACTGCGCCGGCAACGGATGGTCCCTCTGCTACACAGAGTGGGGCCACAGGTGGACGCTTCGGGTCTGTGGATGGCGCGTCTGATCAGCGGCCTGGTGAGCCAACATTAACGATAAGAAACTCTGGAGAAGCTCCGTCATCTCCGCCCCCGCCTGCCGACTCTATGGCATGA